The proteins below come from a single Larimichthys crocea isolate SSNF chromosome XIV, L_crocea_2.0, whole genome shotgun sequence genomic window:
- the cyld3 gene encoding ubiquitin carboxyl-terminal hydrolase CYLD: MSGAHESNRKRRPPQKMFLISTDLKVQDQLDGTIRLQRGFICQEQDKSRGDCLWVKVLDNDMMLKLERKFLHEVPAELSGLLEPVSDPETRVKLLNNPGKLQQLAALPVDAPLWVQIGPQDELAEAELKYVGPLTRGSSAVIFGVQLKGSAAGKGVSNGSYKGLRLFSCPEACGLFLPVSHIRLRRWSSRNNGADAQERVRERDRDHHQHRSNNNHPSNGHHSNDRPNHHQQQPSRHISFHQHRPSSPPLSQPFGILPRTAESVAPITVQNQIQVRGPASPPPLQIGQRVCFPLDDGVHGGEVCFCGLLPGRSSSGVYVGVLLDAPVGSWDGLYKGERLCHIPNARYGQLLPINKVSLELKSHRHNQPSQIPKSILKHVPSAVTKPAPVLPPVSALKVALMPPSKLTVRPPPLPPPKPNLKPLPPLPPPKPHSPTSPGDAEQLQLHTNGVLGPPSPLRSPDYRGDAGENGEAGLEGELEVGSMVEVNDPPLFGVIRWIGRIGGILESVAGIELDQELSAGTDGSYLGERHFRCPANKGLFVKLRNCRRDSRFPAPETPVNQVERCNSIAFAEWGSERVEDHTPPPADGEEACEIYQGWKRGIQGHLNSCYLDATLFSLFSCCSSADWVLFWPPDAETDQTAQDLLRCEIVNPLRKYGYVCASKTMALRRLLEAANSDTGFTNQEKDPEEFLNKLFQLLRVEPLLKIRSMTQQPQECHLYQLFPPTLPPSSPTSPSLPLSPVDSPIPLVSPSSSRMRVASVQALLESSFLHAGLKFVEAPSCLLLLMPRFGKDFKMFDAILPTLSLDITDLLDDTLRQCSICQAVAEWECLQCYDDVDITPGHVKQYCETCNTQVHSHRKRLSHSPVKVVVPAGPWTGPLHCTRQRMSLFAVTCIETSHYVSFVKYGPLATDWLFFDSMADRTGGENGFNIPQVKACPEVGRYLSVSEEELSRVDPASLREPARRLLCDSYMCLYHSPELSLYK, encoded by the exons ATGTCAGGAGCCCATGAGTCAAACAGGAAGCGACGCCCCCCCCAGAAAATGTTCTTGATCTCGACCGACCTGAAGGTCCAGGACCAGCTGGACGGAACCATTCGGCTGCAGAGGGGGTTCATCTGCCAGGAGCAGGACAAGAGCAGAGGGGACTGCCTCTGGGTCAAG GTGTTGGACAATGACATGATGTTAAAACTGGAGAGGAAGTTCCTGCACGAAGTCCCGGCCGAGCTGAGCGGCCTGCTGGAGCCCGTGTCCGACCCGGAGACCCGCGTGAAACTCCTGA ACAATCCCGGGAAGTTGCAGCAGTTGGCGGCCTTGCCCGTCGACGCTCCGCTTTGGGTCCAAATCGGCCCACAGGACGAGCTGGCGGAGGCCGAGCTCAAATACGTCGGGCCGCTGACCCGAGGGAGCAGCGCCGTGATCTTCGGGGTGCAGCTCAAG GGTTCAGCAGCAGGTAAAGGAGTAAGCAACGGCTCCTATAAAGGCCTGCGACTCTTCAGCTGCCCCGAGGCGTGCGGCCTCTTCCTGCCGGTCAGCCACATCCGGCTCCGCCGCTGGTCTTCTCGCAACAACGGCGCGGACGCACAGGAGCGAGTACGCGAGCGAGACCGCGATCACCACCAACACCGCAGCAATAATAATCACCCCAGCAACGGGCACCATAGCAACGACCGCCCAAatcatcaccagcagcagccgAGTCGTCACATCAGTTTCCACCAGCATCGTCCCAGCAGCCCTCCTCTGTCGCAGCCGTTCGGCATCCTCCCTCGAACGGCGGAGTCGGTGGCACCCATCACAGTCCAAAACCAGATTCAGGTCCGAGGCCCGGCGTCGCCTCCGCCGCTCCAGATCGGCCAGCGGGTGTGTTTCCCCCTGGACGACGGCGTGCACGGCGGGGAGGTGTGCTTCTGCGGCCTCCTGCCCGGGCGGTCGTCGTCAGGAGTTTACGTCGGAGTCCTGCTG GACGCTCCTGTTGGGAGCTGGGACGGGCTTTATAAAGGAGAGAGGCTCTGCCACATTCCTAACGCTCGCTACGGACAGCTTCTGCCAATCAACAAGGTTTCTTTAG AGCTGAAGTCGCACCGTCACAACCAACCGTCACAAATTCCCAAATCCATCCTGAAGCACGTCCCGTCCGCCGTCACCAAACCAGCCCCCGTGTTACCTCCCGTCTCTGCCCTGAAGGTCGCCCTGATGCCCCCCAGCAAACTGACGGTCAGACCTCCTCCGCTCCCGCCGCCGAAGCCCAACCTCAAACCTCTGCCTCCGCTGCCGCCGCCTAAACCGCACAGCCCGACCTCGCCGGGCGACGccgagcagctgcagctgcacacCAACGGCGTGCTCGGCCCCCCGTCGCCGCTGAGGTCTCCAGACTACAGGGGAGACGCTGGGGAGAACGGAGAGGCCGGGCTGGAGGGCGAGCTGGAGGTGGGGTCGATGGTGGAAGTGAACGACCCGCCGCTCTTCGGGGTTATCCGCTGGATCGGACGGATCGGTGGGATTTTGGAGAGCGTGGCGGGAATTGAGCTG GATCAGGAGCTGTCTGCAGGAACAGACGGCAGTTACCTCGGCGAACGTCACTTCCGCTGCCCGGCCAACAAGGGGCTGTTCGTCAAGCTTCGCAACTGCAGACGGGACTCCAGGTTTCCCGCCCCCGAGACGCCCGTCAACCAAGTGGAGCGGTGCAACTCTATCG CCTTTGCAGAGTGGGGCAGCGAGCGCGTGGAGGACCACACGCCTCCTCCCGCGGACGGAGAAGAAGCCTGTGAGATCTACCAGGGCTGGAAGAGAGGCATCCAGGGTCACCTCAACTCCTGCTACCTGGACGCCACACTGTTCAG cCTGTTCTCCTGCTGCAGCTCGGCTGACTGGGTTTTGTTTTGGCCGCCGGACGCCGAAACAGACCAAACCGCTCAGGACCTGCTGCGATGTGAGATAGTCAACCCGCTCAGAAA GTACGGATACGTGTGTGCCAGTAAGACCATGGCCCTGAGGCGACTGCTGGAGGCTGCGAACAGCGACACAGGCTTCACCAACCAGGAGAAAG ATCCTGAAGAGTTCCTCAACAAGCTTTTCCAGCTCCTCCGAGTCGAGCCACTCCTAAAGATCAG GTCGATGACTCAGCAGCCTCAGGAGTGTCACCTCTACCAGCTCTTCCCGCccacccttcctccctcctcccccacgTCTCCCTCCTTACCCCTCTCCCCGGTCGACTCCCCCATCCCTCTCGTCTCGCCGTCGTCCAGCCGGATGCGCGTCGCCAGCGTCCAGGCGCTGCTGGAGTCCTCGTTCCTCCACGCCGGCCTCAAGTTTGTCGAG GCTCCCTCCTGCCTCTTGCTGCTCATGCCTCGGTTCGGGAAGGACTTCAAAATGTTTGACGCCATCCTGCCCACGCTCAGCCTGGACATCACagacctgctggacgaca ctctgaggcAGTGCAGCATCTGTCAGGCTGTGGCTGAGTGGGAGTGTCTGCAGTGTTACGACGACGTGGACATCACGCCGGGTCACGTGAAGCAGTACTGCGAGACCTGCAACACACAG GTCCACAGTCACAGGAAGCGTCTGTCCCACAGTCCGGTGAAGGTCGTCGTCCCCGCGGGCCCGTGGACCGGCCCTCTGCACTGCACCCGCCAGAGAATGTCTCTCTTTGCCGTGACGTGCATCGAGACGAGCCACTACGTGAGCTTCGTCAAGTACGGGCCGCTCGCCACCGATTGGCTGTTTTTCGACAGCATGGC